One Ictalurus punctatus breed USDA103 chromosome 21, Coco_2.0, whole genome shotgun sequence genomic window carries:
- the park7 gene encoding Parkinson disease protein 7 homolog: MAAKRALVILAKGAEEMETVIPVDVMRRAGIAVTVAGLTGKDPVQCSRDVLICPDSSLEEASKQGPYDVVLLPGGLLGAQNLSESPAVKEVLKEQEGRKGLIAAICAGPTALLAHGIGFGSTVTTHPGAKDKMMAGDHYKYSEARVQKDGHLITSRGPGTSFEFALTIVEELLGAEVASQVKAPLVLKD; encoded by the exons ATGGCTGCAAAGAGAGCCTTAGTGATTTTGGCGAAGGGGGCGGAGGAGATGGAGACAGTGATACCCGTGGACGTCATGCGCAGAGCTGGG ATCGCTGTGACTGTAGCAGGACTGACGGGGAAGGATCCTGTTCAGTGTAGCCGTGATGTCCTCATCTGTCCAGATTCGAGCCTGGAGGAAGCCTCGAAACAG GGCCCATATGATGTGGTTCTGTTACCTGGAGGACTGCTCGGAGCCCAGAACCTGTCCGAG TCTCCTGCTGTGAAGGAGGTGTTAAAGGAGCAGGAGGGCAGGAAAGGGCTGATTGCCGCCATCTGCGCAG GTCCCACAGCACTTTTGGCTCACGGAATCGGTTTCGGCAGCACAGTCACGACCCACCCGGGTGCTAAAGACAAGATGATGGCTGGAG atcaCTACAAGTATTCAGAGGCCCGTGTTCAGAAAGATGGACACCTGATCACGAGCCGAGGCCCGGGCACCAGCTTCGAGTTCGCCCTGACCATAGTGGAGGAGCTGCTGGGTGCCGAGGTGGCCTCTCAGGTCAAAGCTCCACTTGTCCTGAAAGATTAA